Proteins encoded in a region of the Primulina huaijiensis isolate GDHJ02 unplaced genomic scaffold, ASM1229523v2 scaffold4153, whole genome shotgun sequence genome:
- the LOC140969422 gene encoding protein NUCLEAR FUSION DEFECTIVE 4-like isoform X2, with translation MCFMNDGISSFFNNRWLVFVAAMWIQSCAGIGYLFGSISPTIKSCLNYNQKQVAWLGVAKDLGDSVGFLAGSLSEIFPLWGAILVGSIQNFVGYGLVWLVVTGRVPVLPLWTMCILIFVGTNGETFFNTAALVSCVQNFPKSRGPIVGILKGFAGLGGAILTQVYAMMHSPDHASLIFMVAVGPTMVAIGLMFVVRPVGGHKQMRSSDGFSFSFIYSICLILAAYLMVVMLVEDLLDLSPTVITIFTLILFALLLIPIVIPITLSFSRDPRSPAEEPLVPHEDVIFSEIEDEKPREVDLLPALERRKKMAQLQARLAQAAAEGAVRIKKRRPHRGEDFTLTEALIKADFWLIFFSLLLGSGSGLMVIDNLGQMSQSLGYDNTHVFVSMISIWNFLGRVGGGYFSENIVQNYAYPRPVAMAIAQLIMAMGHFSFAMGWAGAMYVGTLLAGLGYGAHWAIVPATASELFGLKKFGALYNFLTLANPAGSLIFSGIIASSIYDSEAEKQAQHVIRSSTKEALKCDGAICYFLTSLIMSGLCILAVVLSMILVHRTRPVYTHLYGKSTTRSRSPQWRNDTQFREEASKTKKRDDDEDNWDVPERVLA, from the exons ATGTGTTTTATGAATGATGGGATTTCTTCCTTTTTTAACAATAGATGGCTCGTTTTCGTGGCCGCGATGTGGATACAATCTTGTGCGGGAATTGGATATTTGTTCGGAAGCATTTCACCAACCATCAAAAGTTGTTTAAACTATAACCAAAAGCAGGTTGCTTGGTTGGGCGTGGCCAAAGACTTGGGAGATAGCGTAGGATTCTTGGCTGGGAGTTTATCTGAGATTTTTCCATTGTGGGGTGCTATTCTTGTTGGCTCTATTCAGAATTTTGTTGGATATGGGTTGGTTTGGCTTGTAGTCACCGGCCGAGTTCCTGTTTTGCCATTATGGACT ATGTGCATTCTTATATTTGTTGGAACAAATGGGGAGACCTTCTTCAACACAGCTGCGCTAGTCTCTTGCGTGCAAAACTTCCCCAAAAGCCGTGGACCAATTGTGGGAATACTGAAGGGTTTTGCTGGGTTGGGAGGTGCAATCTTGACTCAGGTATATGCAATGATGCATTCCCCAGATCACGCTTCACTCATATTTATGGTTGCCGTCGGGCCGACGATGGTGGCCATTGGTCTAATGTTCGTGGTCAGGCCGGTTGGAGGTCACAAACAGATGAGGTCGTCGGATGGGTTCAGTTTCTCTTTTATCTACAGCATATGTCTGATCTTGGCTGCATATCTGATGGTGGTCATGCTTGTTGAAGATCTGCTTGATTTGAGCCCAACTGTTATCACAATCTTCACTCTAATTTTATTTGCTCTGTTGTTGATTCCCATTGTTATCCCAATCACCTTGAGTTTCTCTCGGGACCCAAGGTCGCCAGCAGAGGAGCCATTGGTACCCCATGAGGATGTCATATTCAGTGAGATCGAAGACGAAAAGCCTAGAGAAGTGGACTTGCTTCCAGCTTTGGAGAGACGAAAGAAAATGGCTCAGCTCCAGGCAAGATTAGCACAAGCAGCTGCAGAAGGAGCTGTGAGAATCAAGAAACGAAGGCCGCACCGGGGGGAGGACTTCACATTGACGGAAGCACTGATAAAGGCAGACTTTTGGCTCATATTCTTCTCTCTTCTCTTAGGTTCTGGTTCCGGCTTGATGGTGATCGACAACTTGGGCCAGATGAGCCAGTCCTTGGGGTACGACAATACCCATGTATTCGTTTCCATGATCAGCATTTGGAACTTCCTCGGGCGGGTCGGTGGCGGTTACTTCTCCGAGAATATTGTACAGAACTACGCATATCCGCGGCCTGTTGCCATGGCCATTGCCCAACTTATAATGGCGATGGGACATTTCTCTTTCGCAATGGGTTGGGCAGGGGCGATGTACGTCGGAACCCTTCTGGCCGGGCTCGGATACGGAGCACACTGGGCAATAGTGCCTGCTACCGCCTCCGAGTTGTTCGGACTGAAGAAGTTTGGAGCATTATACAATTTTCTAACATTAGCCAATCCGGCAGGATCATTGATATTCTCCGGCATAATCGCCAGCAGCATATACGACAGCGAGGCGGAGAAACAAGCTCAACACGTGATCAGATCAAGCACAAAAGAAGCTCTAAAGTGCGACGGGGCGATCTGTTACTTCTTGACTTCGTTGATCATGTCGGGACTTTGCATTCTTGCAGTTGTTCTGAGCATGATTCTTGTACATCGAACGAGGCCAGTGTATACTCATCTCTATGGAAAGTCCACAACTCGGAG CAGGAGCCCTCAATGGAGAAACGATACGCAATTTAGAGAAGAAGCATCTAAGACCAAGAAGAGAGATGACGATGAAGATAACTGGGATGTTCCCGAAAGAGTCCTTGCCTAA
- the LOC140969422 gene encoding protein NUCLEAR FUSION DEFECTIVE 4-like isoform X1, translating to MCFMNDGISSFFNNRWLVFVAAMWIQSCAGIGYLFGSISPTIKSCLNYNQKQVAWLGVAKDLGDSVGFLAGSLSEIFPLWGAILVGSIQNFVGYGLVWLVVTGRVPVLPLWTMCILIFVGTNGETFFNTAALVSCVQNFPKSRGPIVGILKGFAGLGGAILTQVYAMMHSPDHASLIFMVAVGPTMVAIGLMFVVRPVGGHKQMRSSDGFSFSFIYSICLILAAYLMVVMLVEDLLDLSPTVITIFTLILFALLLIPIVIPITLSFSRDPRSPAEEPLVPHEDVIFSEIEDEKPREVDLLPALERRKKMAQLQARLAQAAAEGAVRIKKRRPHRGEDFTLTEALIKADFWLIFFSLLLGSGSGLMVIDNLGQMSQSLGYDNTHVFVSMISIWNFLGRVGGGYFSENIVQNYAYPRPVAMAIAQLIMAMGHFSFAMGWAGAMYVGTLLAGLGYGAHWAIVPATASELFGLKKFGALYNFLTLANPAGSLIFSGIIASSIYDSEAEKQAQHVIRSSTKEALKCDGAICYFLTSLIMSGLCILAVVLSMILVHRTRPVYTHLYGKSTTRRYRSPQWRNDTQFREEASKTKKRDDDEDNWDVPERVLA from the exons ATGTGTTTTATGAATGATGGGATTTCTTCCTTTTTTAACAATAGATGGCTCGTTTTCGTGGCCGCGATGTGGATACAATCTTGTGCGGGAATTGGATATTTGTTCGGAAGCATTTCACCAACCATCAAAAGTTGTTTAAACTATAACCAAAAGCAGGTTGCTTGGTTGGGCGTGGCCAAAGACTTGGGAGATAGCGTAGGATTCTTGGCTGGGAGTTTATCTGAGATTTTTCCATTGTGGGGTGCTATTCTTGTTGGCTCTATTCAGAATTTTGTTGGATATGGGTTGGTTTGGCTTGTAGTCACCGGCCGAGTTCCTGTTTTGCCATTATGGACT ATGTGCATTCTTATATTTGTTGGAACAAATGGGGAGACCTTCTTCAACACAGCTGCGCTAGTCTCTTGCGTGCAAAACTTCCCCAAAAGCCGTGGACCAATTGTGGGAATACTGAAGGGTTTTGCTGGGTTGGGAGGTGCAATCTTGACTCAGGTATATGCAATGATGCATTCCCCAGATCACGCTTCACTCATATTTATGGTTGCCGTCGGGCCGACGATGGTGGCCATTGGTCTAATGTTCGTGGTCAGGCCGGTTGGAGGTCACAAACAGATGAGGTCGTCGGATGGGTTCAGTTTCTCTTTTATCTACAGCATATGTCTGATCTTGGCTGCATATCTGATGGTGGTCATGCTTGTTGAAGATCTGCTTGATTTGAGCCCAACTGTTATCACAATCTTCACTCTAATTTTATTTGCTCTGTTGTTGATTCCCATTGTTATCCCAATCACCTTGAGTTTCTCTCGGGACCCAAGGTCGCCAGCAGAGGAGCCATTGGTACCCCATGAGGATGTCATATTCAGTGAGATCGAAGACGAAAAGCCTAGAGAAGTGGACTTGCTTCCAGCTTTGGAGAGACGAAAGAAAATGGCTCAGCTCCAGGCAAGATTAGCACAAGCAGCTGCAGAAGGAGCTGTGAGAATCAAGAAACGAAGGCCGCACCGGGGGGAGGACTTCACATTGACGGAAGCACTGATAAAGGCAGACTTTTGGCTCATATTCTTCTCTCTTCTCTTAGGTTCTGGTTCCGGCTTGATGGTGATCGACAACTTGGGCCAGATGAGCCAGTCCTTGGGGTACGACAATACCCATGTATTCGTTTCCATGATCAGCATTTGGAACTTCCTCGGGCGGGTCGGTGGCGGTTACTTCTCCGAGAATATTGTACAGAACTACGCATATCCGCGGCCTGTTGCCATGGCCATTGCCCAACTTATAATGGCGATGGGACATTTCTCTTTCGCAATGGGTTGGGCAGGGGCGATGTACGTCGGAACCCTTCTGGCCGGGCTCGGATACGGAGCACACTGGGCAATAGTGCCTGCTACCGCCTCCGAGTTGTTCGGACTGAAGAAGTTTGGAGCATTATACAATTTTCTAACATTAGCCAATCCGGCAGGATCATTGATATTCTCCGGCATAATCGCCAGCAGCATATACGACAGCGAGGCGGAGAAACAAGCTCAACACGTGATCAGATCAAGCACAAAAGAAGCTCTAAAGTGCGACGGGGCGATCTGTTACTTCTTGACTTCGTTGATCATGTCGGGACTTTGCATTCTTGCAGTTGTTCTGAGCATGATTCTTGTACATCGAACGAGGCCAGTGTATACTCATCTCTATGGAAAGTCCACAACTCGGAGGTA CAGGAGCCCTCAATGGAGAAACGATACGCAATTTAGAGAAGAAGCATCTAAGACCAAGAAGAGAGATGACGATGAAGATAACTGGGATGTTCCCGAAAGAGTCCTTGCCTAA
- the LOC140969422 gene encoding protein NUCLEAR FUSION DEFECTIVE 4-like isoform X3, with the protein MCFMNDGISSFFNNRWLVFVAAMWIQSCAGIGYLFGSISPTIKSCLNYNQKQVAWLGVAKDLGDSVGFLAGSLSEIFPLWGAILVGSIQNFVGYGLVWLVVTGRVPVLPLWTMCILIFVGTNGETFFNTAALVSCVQNFPKSRGPIVGILKGFAGLGGAILTQVYAMMHSPDHASLIFMVAVGPTMVAIGLMFVVRPVGGHKQMRSSDGFSFSFIYSICLILAAYLMVVMLVEDLLDLSPTVITIFTLILFALLLIPIVIPITLSFSRDPRSPAEEPLVPHEDVIFSEIEDEKPREVDLLPALERRKKMAQLQARLAQAAAEGAVRIKKRRPHRGEDFTLTEALIKADFWLIFFSLLLGSGSGLMVIDNLGQMSQSLGYDNTHVFVSMISIWNFLGRVGGGYFSENIVQNYAYPRPVAMAIAQLIMAMGHFSFAMGWAGAMYVGTLLAGLGYGAHWAIVPATASELFGLKKFGALYNFLTLANPAGSLIFSGIIASSIYDSEAEKQAQHVIRSSTKEALKCDGAICYFLTSLIMSGLCILAVVLSMILVHRTRPVYTHLYGKSTTRRSPQWRNDTQFREEASKTKKRDDDEDNWDVPERVLA; encoded by the exons ATGTGTTTTATGAATGATGGGATTTCTTCCTTTTTTAACAATAGATGGCTCGTTTTCGTGGCCGCGATGTGGATACAATCTTGTGCGGGAATTGGATATTTGTTCGGAAGCATTTCACCAACCATCAAAAGTTGTTTAAACTATAACCAAAAGCAGGTTGCTTGGTTGGGCGTGGCCAAAGACTTGGGAGATAGCGTAGGATTCTTGGCTGGGAGTTTATCTGAGATTTTTCCATTGTGGGGTGCTATTCTTGTTGGCTCTATTCAGAATTTTGTTGGATATGGGTTGGTTTGGCTTGTAGTCACCGGCCGAGTTCCTGTTTTGCCATTATGGACT ATGTGCATTCTTATATTTGTTGGAACAAATGGGGAGACCTTCTTCAACACAGCTGCGCTAGTCTCTTGCGTGCAAAACTTCCCCAAAAGCCGTGGACCAATTGTGGGAATACTGAAGGGTTTTGCTGGGTTGGGAGGTGCAATCTTGACTCAGGTATATGCAATGATGCATTCCCCAGATCACGCTTCACTCATATTTATGGTTGCCGTCGGGCCGACGATGGTGGCCATTGGTCTAATGTTCGTGGTCAGGCCGGTTGGAGGTCACAAACAGATGAGGTCGTCGGATGGGTTCAGTTTCTCTTTTATCTACAGCATATGTCTGATCTTGGCTGCATATCTGATGGTGGTCATGCTTGTTGAAGATCTGCTTGATTTGAGCCCAACTGTTATCACAATCTTCACTCTAATTTTATTTGCTCTGTTGTTGATTCCCATTGTTATCCCAATCACCTTGAGTTTCTCTCGGGACCCAAGGTCGCCAGCAGAGGAGCCATTGGTACCCCATGAGGATGTCATATTCAGTGAGATCGAAGACGAAAAGCCTAGAGAAGTGGACTTGCTTCCAGCTTTGGAGAGACGAAAGAAAATGGCTCAGCTCCAGGCAAGATTAGCACAAGCAGCTGCAGAAGGAGCTGTGAGAATCAAGAAACGAAGGCCGCACCGGGGGGAGGACTTCACATTGACGGAAGCACTGATAAAGGCAGACTTTTGGCTCATATTCTTCTCTCTTCTCTTAGGTTCTGGTTCCGGCTTGATGGTGATCGACAACTTGGGCCAGATGAGCCAGTCCTTGGGGTACGACAATACCCATGTATTCGTTTCCATGATCAGCATTTGGAACTTCCTCGGGCGGGTCGGTGGCGGTTACTTCTCCGAGAATATTGTACAGAACTACGCATATCCGCGGCCTGTTGCCATGGCCATTGCCCAACTTATAATGGCGATGGGACATTTCTCTTTCGCAATGGGTTGGGCAGGGGCGATGTACGTCGGAACCCTTCTGGCCGGGCTCGGATACGGAGCACACTGGGCAATAGTGCCTGCTACCGCCTCCGAGTTGTTCGGACTGAAGAAGTTTGGAGCATTATACAATTTTCTAACATTAGCCAATCCGGCAGGATCATTGATATTCTCCGGCATAATCGCCAGCAGCATATACGACAGCGAGGCGGAGAAACAAGCTCAACACGTGATCAGATCAAGCACAAAAGAAGCTCTAAAGTGCGACGGGGCGATCTGTTACTTCTTGACTTCGTTGATCATGTCGGGACTTTGCATTCTTGCAGTTGTTCTGAGCATGATTCTTGTACATCGAACGAGGCCAGTGTATACTCATCTCTATGGAAAGTCCACAACTCGGAG GAGCCCTCAATGGAGAAACGATACGCAATTTAGAGAAGAAGCATCTAAGACCAAGAAGAGAGATGACGATGAAGATAACTGGGATGTTCCCGAAAGAGTCCTTGCCTAA
- the LOC140969422 gene encoding protein NUCLEAR FUSION DEFECTIVE 4-like isoform X4 → MCFMNDGISSFFNNRWLVFVAAMWIQSCAGIGYLFGSISPTIKSCLNYNQKQVAWLGVAKDLGDSVGFLAGSLSEIFPLWGAILVGSIQNFVGYGLVWLVVTGRVPVLPLWTMCILIFVGTNGETFFNTAALVSCVQNFPKSRGPIVGILKGFAGLGGAILTQVYAMMHSPDHASLIFMVAVGPTMVAIGLMFVVRPVGGHKQMRSSDGFSFSFIYSICLILAAYLMVVMLVEDLLDLSPTVITIFTLILFALLLIPIVIPITLSFSRDPRSPAEEPLVPHEDVIFSEIEDEKPREVDLLPALERRKKMAQLQARLAQAAAEGAVRIKKRRPHRGEDFTLTEALIKADFWLIFFSLLLGSGSGLMVIDNLGQMSQSLGYDNTHVFVSMISIWNFLGRVGGGYFSENIVQNYAYPRPVAMAIAQLIMAMGHFSFAMGWAGAMYVGTLLAGLGYGAHWAIVPATASELFGLKKFGALYNFLTLANPAGSLIFSGIIASSIYDSEAEKQAQHVIRSSTKEALKCDGAICYFLTSLIMSGLCILAVVLSMILVHRTRPVYTHLYGKSTTRR, encoded by the exons ATGTGTTTTATGAATGATGGGATTTCTTCCTTTTTTAACAATAGATGGCTCGTTTTCGTGGCCGCGATGTGGATACAATCTTGTGCGGGAATTGGATATTTGTTCGGAAGCATTTCACCAACCATCAAAAGTTGTTTAAACTATAACCAAAAGCAGGTTGCTTGGTTGGGCGTGGCCAAAGACTTGGGAGATAGCGTAGGATTCTTGGCTGGGAGTTTATCTGAGATTTTTCCATTGTGGGGTGCTATTCTTGTTGGCTCTATTCAGAATTTTGTTGGATATGGGTTGGTTTGGCTTGTAGTCACCGGCCGAGTTCCTGTTTTGCCATTATGGACT ATGTGCATTCTTATATTTGTTGGAACAAATGGGGAGACCTTCTTCAACACAGCTGCGCTAGTCTCTTGCGTGCAAAACTTCCCCAAAAGCCGTGGACCAATTGTGGGAATACTGAAGGGTTTTGCTGGGTTGGGAGGTGCAATCTTGACTCAGGTATATGCAATGATGCATTCCCCAGATCACGCTTCACTCATATTTATGGTTGCCGTCGGGCCGACGATGGTGGCCATTGGTCTAATGTTCGTGGTCAGGCCGGTTGGAGGTCACAAACAGATGAGGTCGTCGGATGGGTTCAGTTTCTCTTTTATCTACAGCATATGTCTGATCTTGGCTGCATATCTGATGGTGGTCATGCTTGTTGAAGATCTGCTTGATTTGAGCCCAACTGTTATCACAATCTTCACTCTAATTTTATTTGCTCTGTTGTTGATTCCCATTGTTATCCCAATCACCTTGAGTTTCTCTCGGGACCCAAGGTCGCCAGCAGAGGAGCCATTGGTACCCCATGAGGATGTCATATTCAGTGAGATCGAAGACGAAAAGCCTAGAGAAGTGGACTTGCTTCCAGCTTTGGAGAGACGAAAGAAAATGGCTCAGCTCCAGGCAAGATTAGCACAAGCAGCTGCAGAAGGAGCTGTGAGAATCAAGAAACGAAGGCCGCACCGGGGGGAGGACTTCACATTGACGGAAGCACTGATAAAGGCAGACTTTTGGCTCATATTCTTCTCTCTTCTCTTAGGTTCTGGTTCCGGCTTGATGGTGATCGACAACTTGGGCCAGATGAGCCAGTCCTTGGGGTACGACAATACCCATGTATTCGTTTCCATGATCAGCATTTGGAACTTCCTCGGGCGGGTCGGTGGCGGTTACTTCTCCGAGAATATTGTACAGAACTACGCATATCCGCGGCCTGTTGCCATGGCCATTGCCCAACTTATAATGGCGATGGGACATTTCTCTTTCGCAATGGGTTGGGCAGGGGCGATGTACGTCGGAACCCTTCTGGCCGGGCTCGGATACGGAGCACACTGGGCAATAGTGCCTGCTACCGCCTCCGAGTTGTTCGGACTGAAGAAGTTTGGAGCATTATACAATTTTCTAACATTAGCCAATCCGGCAGGATCATTGATATTCTCCGGCATAATCGCCAGCAGCATATACGACAGCGAGGCGGAGAAACAAGCTCAACACGTGATCAGATCAAGCACAAAAGAAGCTCTAAAGTGCGACGGGGCGATCTGTTACTTCTTGACTTCGTTGATCATGTCGGGACTTTGCATTCTTGCAGTTGTTCTGAGCATGATTCTTGTACATCGAACGAGGCCAGTGTATACTCATCTCTATGGAAAGTCCACAACTCGGAG gtaa